Proteins co-encoded in one Nematostella vectensis chromosome 15, jaNemVect1.1, whole genome shotgun sequence genomic window:
- the LOC5512454 gene encoding histamine H2 receptor: MYITITSIFVCVLSVVAIVTNSIVLLVVWTHQRMRTYTNGYVASLATSDVMMAMALILQYVHILNSPPVINVIYSVVFLSSLTNLCAITLDRYFALTSPLHYRHSISQSFPLSLLSIWVIPVFFATLPFCWDANIKLTIHKVYLGIVESCIIVIFVIIFAAYIRVTISVRKTRINKTSNSKKRKCDLRRASTIEKLARLFVFHASVFLFSWGPIIFTTGAGMVGRLDLIPNALYHASPLSITLGLIANPVVYGLMKPDFQEVLQRLRKKKGSTSGKRLHLLTSSIGTRGTTNGQTFV, translated from the coding sequence ATGTAcattaccatcaccagcatATTCGTGTGTGTACTCTCTGTGGTTGCCATAGTAACAAATTCAATTGTGCTTCTTGTGGTATGGACACACCAGCGCATGCGCACATACACTAATGGCTATGTCGCTTCCTTGGCGACCAGTGACGTCATGATGGCAATGGCTCTGATCCTCCAGTATGTCCATATCCTGAATTCTCCACCTGTCATTAACGTAATATACTCCGTCGTCTTCTTAAGCTCTCTGACGAACCTTTGCGCGATAACACTGGATAGGTATTTCGCATTGACCAGTCCGCTGCACTACAGGCATTCGATATCCCAGAGTTTCCCGCTCTCGCTACTGTCCATCTGGGTTATTCCGGTTTTCTTCGCCACGTTGCCGTTCTGCTGGGATGCTAACATCAAGTTGACCATACACAAAGTGTACTTGGGCATCGTAGAAAGCTGCATTATAGTGATCTTCGTCATTATTTTCGCAGCATACATACGCGTCACCATAAGCGTTAGAAAGACGCGAATCAACAAAACCTCCAATTCAAAAAAGCGCAAATGCGACTTGCGTCGCGCGTCGACGATTGAGAAACTCGCGCGTTTATTCGTGTTTCATGCGTCGGTGTTCCTCTTTAGCTGGGGCCCAATAATATTTACCACGGGGGCAGGGATGGTAGGGAGACTTGACTTGATCCCCAATGCCTTGTACCACGCCTCCCCACTTAGTATCACTCTTGGTCTGATTGCTAACCCTGTGGTTTATGGACTGATGAAACCTGACTTCCAGGAGGTATTGCAAAGgctaagaaagaaaaaaggatCCACTTCTGGCAAAAGGCTACATTTGTTGACAAGTTCCATTGGAACCCGTGGTACAACAAATGGTCAGACATTTGTTTGA